The following coding sequences lie in one Lytechinus pictus isolate F3 Inbred unplaced genomic scaffold, Lp3.0 scaffold_20, whole genome shotgun sequence genomic window:
- the LOC129283031 gene encoding blastula protease 10-like: MANMEPMDIQNNDTTLFEGDIKLTEEQREYINNARIGGAETRTKRKAAIRLYNIWETKQVPYFISSGINEIKRTRIEEVIAYMQEETCIQFNELGDPGQHFGSYLNFISDSGCYSYIGRLSGQVNTVSIGDGCETFGIVFHEVCHALSFFHEQSRPDRDDYVTIIWDNIQSGSENNFNMYDTSLINTYGIPYDTESIMHYSSTAFSIDPNYLDKHDRRPTIVTVDPLEMPYLGNRVGPTHSDLKLLNLVYSCSDSCEPDMSCMNGGYLNKLCACTCPPRYTGVQCESDIGDSNDARCIITKTVEDGLTGSITSPGYPLMYDSNTLCQYLITVSSSYCTVEKITILHYLDP, encoded by the exons ATGGCGAATATGGAACCTATGGACATACAGAACAATGACACTACTTTGTTTGAAGGAGATATTAAACTTACTGAAGAACAAAGAGAATACATAAATAATGCTCGTATTGGAGGTGCTGAGACGAGGACTAAACGAAAGGCAGCCATCAGGTTATATAATATATGGGAGACTAAACAAGtcccatattttatttcatcag GTATCAATGAGATCAAGCGCACGCGGATTGAAGAGGTGATTGCTTATATGCAAGAGGAAACATGCATACAGTTCAATGAATTGGGAGACCCTGGTCAACATTTTGGAagttatcttaatttcatcagTGATTCCGG GTGCTATTCATACATTGGACGATTAAGCGGACAAGTCAACACTGTTTCTATTGGAGATGGATGTGAAACT TTTGGTATCGTCTTCCATGAAGTATGCCACGCCCTCTCCTTCTTTCACGAGCAATCCCGTCCAGATCGAGATGATTACGTCACAATCATTTGGGATAACATCCAATCAGGCTCCGAGAATAACTTCAATATGTATGACACCAGTCTTATCAATACATATGGTATACCGTATGATACTGAGTCCATCATGCATTATTCTAGCACg GCCTTTTCTATTGACCCTAATTATTTGGACAAGCACGATAGAAGACCAACAATAGTGACCGTTGATCCACTGGAGATGCCTTACTTAGGAAACCGGGTTGGTCCCACACATAGTGATCTTAAGCTTCTGAATCTTGTCTATAGCTGCTCAGATTCTTGTGAACCTGATATGTCATGTATGAACGGCGGTTACCTGAATAAACTCTGCGCATGTACATGCCCTCCTCGGTACACTGGAGTTCAATGCGAATCAGATATTGGCGACAGTAATGATGCAC gTTGCATTATTACTAAGACTGTGGAAGATGGATTAACTGGTAGTATTACTTCTCCAGGCTACCCATTAATGTATGATTCAAATACACTATGTCAATATCTAATCACGGTAAGTTCATCTTATTGTACGGTTGAAAAAATAACCATCCTACATTATCTAGACCCTTAA